A genomic segment from uncultured Vibrio sp. encodes:
- a CDS encoding LysR family transcriptional regulator, with protein MLNPKDRLLRNLDWNLLYTFLTIVNEGGISAAARKLSLSQPSVSNALKRLEEHVDKRLIMRKKGVFSLTLHGMRVYEYASSVSRIIGNMADQFVDQADNIQGELTIEIASHLQCPAFDATLVNYHALYPNVIFNVNTHPSTDIVSHVADGILHIGLSNKKIAKTGIRCDFLGYEQMGFYCGRTHPCFGREDLTLDEIKGLPYISFESDQPGEGLDAIAHFREQQQFWGKLVAVSSNVEEVRRMIMAGIGFGALTVESAKPYVAQGLLWPLPPYESLPVTEMYLVTPETVALNDIEVQFVKLLKQQTQALVRDTLNATQSAHHQPSGE; from the coding sequence ATGCTCAACCCCAAAGATCGCCTTCTGCGTAATCTCGACTGGAACTTACTGTATACGTTTTTAACCATTGTTAACGAAGGTGGTATCAGTGCTGCTGCGCGCAAGTTATCGCTCAGCCAACCCAGCGTAAGTAATGCGTTGAAGCGACTTGAAGAGCACGTCGATAAGCGACTTATCATGCGTAAAAAAGGCGTATTTTCTCTTACGCTGCACGGAATGCGGGTTTACGAGTATGCGTCATCAGTGAGCCGTATCATCGGCAACATGGCGGATCAGTTTGTTGATCAAGCCGATAATATTCAGGGCGAGCTGACAATAGAGATTGCCAGTCATCTGCAGTGCCCGGCATTCGATGCCACACTGGTGAACTATCATGCTCTGTATCCCAACGTTATTTTTAACGTCAATACCCATCCAAGCACTGACATCGTTAGTCACGTTGCAGACGGCATACTGCATATAGGGTTAAGCAATAAAAAAATAGCCAAAACCGGCATTCGCTGTGACTTCCTCGGTTACGAGCAAATGGGCTTTTATTGTGGGCGAACACACCCTTGCTTTGGACGAGAAGACCTAACGTTAGATGAGATTAAAGGCTTACCATACATCTCTTTTGAAAGTGACCAACCCGGAGAAGGTTTGGACGCGATTGCTCACTTTCGCGAACAGCAGCAGTTTTGGGGAAAGTTGGTCGCTGTTTCATCCAATGTAGAAGAAGTTCGCCGCATGATCATGGCAGGAATTGGCTTCGGCGCACTCACCGTCGAAAGTGCCAAGCCTTATGTTGCGCAAGGATTACTCTGGCCTCTTCCGCCTTATGAATCCCTGCCTGTGACTGAGATGTACCTGGTAACGCCAGAAACGGTCGCACTCAACGATATTGAGGTGCAGTTTGTTAAATTACTCAAACAACAAACTCAGGCGTTAGTGCGCGATACACTCAATGCGACTCAGAGTGCTCATCACCAGCCCAGTGGGGAGTAA
- a CDS encoding ABC transporter ATP-binding protein — protein sequence MSELARNIEPAEILLSVNNIEVVYDEVILVLRGVSLEVPKGQIVTLLGANGAGKSTTLKAISGLLKTEDGEVTRGEINFMGERIDNKNPEEIVRSGIFQVMEGRRIVEDMTVIENLRLGAFTRNDNEVEKDIEMVFDYFPRLKERTGLAGYLSGGEQQMLAIGRALMARPKMILLDEPSMGLSPLLVKEVFSIIKKINKDQGITMLLVEQNANFALHAADYGYIMESGKIVLDGSRHELLNNEDVKEFYLGGGDEERKSFKNLKSYKRRKRWL from the coding sequence ATGAGTGAATTAGCAAGGAATATTGAACCAGCAGAAATCCTGCTCTCGGTAAACAACATCGAAGTGGTTTACGACGAAGTTATTCTGGTTCTGCGGGGCGTGAGCCTTGAAGTACCAAAAGGCCAAATCGTGACGCTCTTAGGTGCCAACGGTGCAGGTAAATCAACCACGCTAAAAGCGATTTCTGGGTTGTTGAAGACCGAGGATGGTGAAGTAACCCGTGGTGAAATTAATTTCATGGGCGAGCGTATCGACAACAAGAACCCGGAAGAAATCGTCCGTTCAGGGATATTCCAGGTCATGGAAGGACGCCGAATTGTCGAAGACATGACGGTGATTGAAAACCTTCGCCTGGGTGCCTTTACCCGCAACGATAACGAAGTCGAGAAAGACATCGAAATGGTGTTTGACTATTTCCCTCGACTGAAAGAGCGCACTGGTCTGGCTGGTTATTTATCCGGTGGTGAGCAGCAGATGTTAGCGATTGGCCGTGCACTTATGGCTCGGCCGAAAATGATCTTACTGGATGAACCTTCTATGGGGCTGTCTCCACTGTTGGTGAAAGAAGTGTTCAGCATCATCAAGAAGATTAACAAAGATCAGGGCATCACCATGTTGTTGGTGGAGCAGAACGCGAACTTTGCGCTTCATGCCGCCGATTACGGTTACATCATGGAATCAGGCAAAATTGTGCTCGATGGCAGTCGGCATGAGTTGCTTAATAACGAAGACGTGAAAGAGTTCTACCTCGGTGGCGGTGATGAAGAGCGCAAGAGCTTTAAGAACTTAAAATCTTACAAACGTCGTAAGCGTTGGTTATAA
- a CDS encoding AMP-binding protein encodes MNELFDAKESLSPVEREKSLFQRLPPLIENAKAHSEHYGKLFADLDSSVASSREGLSQLPITRKFNLPNQQQLKPPFGGLNSVVIGQMARVFQSPGPLYEAQTDESDFWRMGRAFHAAGFRRGDLVHNTLSYHFSPGGFIMDGGARACGCAVFPAGVGNTEAQLEAIKQLQPIGYTGTPSYLLTLLQKYQEQYGQLSSITRALVSGEAVTADMQKAFLDKGIAVSQAYASAELGLIAYQVPGEQGLVIAEDILVEIVDPNGIPVQPGEVGEVVVTSLDEKFPLIRYATGDLSAYIEKDSGSPRTNMRIKGWLGRADSAVKVKGLFVYPHQIQEVCRRHEITGSLKIERDGFNDTITFCCQEAHVSADDIQATLQSVTKLKGKVQFVSKSAEQPLINDLRNEQR; translated from the coding sequence ATGAACGAGTTATTCGATGCAAAAGAGTCTTTATCTCCAGTAGAGAGAGAAAAGTCTCTATTTCAGCGTTTGCCACCACTGATTGAAAACGCGAAGGCACACAGCGAGCACTATGGCAAACTGTTCGCAGATCTCGATTCTTCAGTGGCGAGCAGTCGTGAAGGGCTTTCTCAGCTTCCGATCACGCGTAAATTTAATCTCCCAAATCAGCAGCAACTTAAACCGCCATTTGGTGGTTTAAACAGCGTTGTTATCGGTCAAATGGCGCGCGTGTTTCAATCTCCAGGGCCTCTGTATGAAGCACAAACGGATGAGTCGGACTTCTGGCGTATGGGACGGGCGTTCCATGCCGCAGGTTTTCGTCGCGGTGACCTAGTACACAATACGCTATCTTATCACTTCTCTCCAGGTGGCTTTATCATGGATGGCGGTGCAAGAGCCTGTGGTTGTGCGGTTTTTCCTGCTGGGGTAGGTAACACCGAAGCACAACTTGAAGCCATCAAACAGCTTCAGCCGATTGGCTACACTGGCACACCATCTTATTTGCTTACTTTGCTACAGAAATACCAAGAGCAATATGGCCAGTTGTCTAGCATAACTAGAGCGCTGGTTTCTGGTGAAGCAGTAACGGCAGATATGCAAAAAGCGTTTTTAGACAAGGGAATCGCGGTGTCTCAAGCCTATGCGAGTGCAGAACTTGGTTTAATTGCTTACCAAGTACCTGGTGAACAAGGCTTAGTGATTGCAGAAGATATCCTTGTCGAAATCGTTGATCCGAATGGTATTCCTGTCCAACCGGGTGAAGTAGGCGAGGTGGTAGTCACTTCTCTTGATGAAAAATTCCCGCTTATTCGCTACGCGACAGGGGATTTATCCGCTTACATTGAAAAAGATTCAGGCTCACCACGTACCAACATGCGAATAAAGGGCTGGCTCGGGCGTGCGGATTCGGCAGTCAAAGTCAAAGGCTTATTTGTCTATCCACATCAAATCCAGGAAGTGTGTCGACGCCATGAAATTACGGGGTCGTTAAAAATTGAACGCGACGGTTTCAACGATACCATTACTTTCTGTTGCCAAGAAGCTCATGTTTCTGCTGACGATATTCAAGCCACGTTGCAATCTGTTACTAAGCTCAAGGGCAAGGTACAGTTTGTTTCAAAAAGTGCAGAACAACCATTGATCAACGATTTACGAAATGAGCAACGTTAG
- a CDS encoding methyltransferase domain-containing protein: MKTTNLPTIDVQFWDDLFNKGTMPWDRNQTPKELKHYLNRVSSDPKTVFIPGCGAAYEVAHFIEYGHDVVAMDYSEEAVNLAKSKLGQHKDAVRLGDVFGAEFSQPFDVIYERAFLAALPREKWDDYFAMIQRLLPSDGLLVGYFVIDDEYRSRFPPFCLRSGELESQLEPSFNLIESAPVADSVDVFQDKEHWMVWQKK, translated from the coding sequence ATGAAAACGACAAACTTACCAACTATAGATGTTCAATTTTGGGACGATCTGTTTAACAAAGGCACAATGCCTTGGGATAGAAATCAAACGCCTAAAGAGCTGAAACATTATCTCAATCGAGTTTCTTCGGACCCAAAAACGGTATTTATTCCTGGCTGTGGTGCAGCCTATGAGGTCGCGCACTTTATTGAATATGGGCATGATGTCGTCGCGATGGATTACAGTGAAGAAGCCGTGAACCTCGCAAAATCCAAGCTTGGCCAACATAAAGATGCAGTCAGGCTGGGTGATGTGTTTGGCGCTGAATTCTCCCAGCCGTTTGACGTGATTTATGAACGTGCATTTTTGGCAGCGCTACCAAGAGAGAAATGGGATGATTACTTTGCAATGATTCAACGGTTATTGCCAAGCGATGGTCTACTGGTCGGCTACTTTGTCATCGATGATGAGTACCGTTCACGTTTTCCTCCTTTTTGTTTACGTAGTGGAGAGCTAGAAAGCCAGTTAGAGCCGTCTTTCAATCTAATTGAATCAGCTCCTGTCGCAGATAGCGTTGACGTGTTCCAAGACAAAGAGCATTGGATGGTATGGCAGAAAAAGTAG
- a CDS encoding molybdopterin-dependent oxidoreductase — translation MSENEKNKPQGIYKYYEKNPESADKKVFGRVSYPDRRGFLKGAGLATMAAVLGGAIPFHRNMPAGIIPAAFAEGLDDVMIEGKDGLTVLNDRPMNAETPPHLLNDDITPTRRHFIRNNGIPPVDVNAEAWSLTIDGLVDKPMSLTIADLKKDFDVIEQQLVVECGGNGRAFFDPKASGNQWTYGAVACSSWTGVRLADVLKAAGVKDGAVYTAHYGADKHLSGQEGKLPISRGVPIAKAMGAENLIAFEQNGEPLHPMNGAPLRLVVPGWPGSCSQKWLTRIQIRDQVHDGPKMTGTSYRVPNRPVAPGEEVAKEDFEIIERMPVKSLITSPQTNTQVEGNEVAVRGHAWSGDRKVSKVQISIDFGATWMDADLADPANEGAWQTFNAKVKFPQPGYYEVWAKATDDQNVSQPFAIAWNPKGYLNNTFHRVALVVKG, via the coding sequence ATGAGTGAGAACGAGAAAAACAAGCCGCAAGGAATCTATAAATATTATGAAAAGAATCCTGAGTCTGCGGATAAGAAAGTCTTTGGCCGAGTCAGTTATCCAGACAGGCGGGGCTTCTTAAAAGGTGCAGGGTTAGCCACTATGGCTGCCGTGCTTGGCGGAGCCATTCCCTTTCACCGAAATATGCCCGCAGGCATTATTCCAGCTGCTTTTGCGGAAGGACTAGATGATGTGATGATTGAAGGTAAAGATGGTCTGACAGTGCTCAACGACCGGCCCATGAATGCCGAAACACCACCTCACCTTCTCAATGACGACATCACCCCGACACGAAGACACTTTATACGCAACAACGGTATTCCCCCAGTAGACGTCAACGCTGAGGCTTGGAGTTTAACTATTGACGGTTTGGTGGATAAACCCATGTCACTGACGATTGCCGATTTAAAGAAAGACTTCGATGTTATTGAGCAGCAACTCGTCGTGGAGTGTGGCGGTAATGGTCGTGCATTCTTCGACCCGAAAGCATCAGGCAATCAATGGACTTATGGTGCAGTCGCCTGTTCAAGCTGGACCGGAGTGAGGCTCGCAGATGTTCTCAAAGCGGCAGGCGTCAAAGACGGTGCGGTTTATACGGCACACTACGGTGCAGATAAACACCTTTCGGGTCAGGAAGGTAAATTGCCAATTTCTCGCGGTGTACCCATTGCCAAAGCGATGGGAGCGGAAAACCTTATTGCTTTCGAACAAAACGGTGAACCGCTTCATCCAATGAATGGCGCTCCTTTGCGATTAGTTGTGCCGGGCTGGCCGGGTTCCTGCTCGCAAAAATGGCTGACTAGGATTCAAATCCGCGATCAGGTTCATGATGGTCCTAAAATGACTGGCACCTCCTATCGCGTACCAAACCGCCCCGTTGCACCTGGTGAAGAAGTCGCAAAAGAAGATTTTGAGATCATTGAGCGTATGCCAGTGAAATCACTGATCACTTCTCCGCAAACCAACACCCAAGTTGAAGGTAACGAAGTAGCAGTGCGCGGTCATGCTTGGTCGGGAGATCGTAAAGTGAGCAAAGTCCAGATCTCTATCGATTTTGGCGCAACTTGGATGGATGCCGATCTCGCCGATCCAGCAAACGAGGGCGCATGGCAAACCTTTAATGCCAAGGTGAAGTTCCCTCAACCGGGCTATTATGAAGTTTGGGCGAAAGCGACAGACGATCAAAATGTTAGCCAACCTTTTGCCATCGCTTGGAATCCAAAAGGATACCTGAACAACACCTTCCATCGTGTAGCGTTAGTGGTTAAGGGGTAA
- a CDS encoding ABC transporter substrate-binding protein, which translates to MNKGHLVTTLVLSSALFTTASWAEDSVFVGHLVDFSGPTAYVSKPYGSGVRDALQWINQNGGINGTELEFETVDMAYKVPVAISNYKRWVARKNMVALQGWGTADTEALISFVTKDKVPVFSASYSGHLTDPTGKNPKTAKPAPYNFFYGASYSDACRALVKWAKEDWESKGNTTAPKFTHIGDNHPFPNAPKEACAEYAKELGFEVQNPVVVSLKPGDFKAQCLSLKESGTNYGYIANLGGSVISLVKSCNTVGTDFQYMANIWGGDKPVIEAAGDGLKDYVFPGMTAFWGDDTEGMKLVEEISKVSESEPGEFRTHHYIRGVCSAFYMKEAMEWAKDNGGITGDNIKKGMYVHKNWVPKGLEGVCIPANWQPEDHRGTTTVNVFMGNNQGGKVDIKKVSQVTLSRRDDWLGY; encoded by the coding sequence ATGAACAAAGGACATTTAGTGACAACGTTAGTGCTATCTTCGGCACTGTTTACTACCGCATCTTGGGCAGAAGATTCCGTGTTTGTCGGTCATCTTGTGGACTTCTCTGGTCCCACTGCTTATGTGAGCAAGCCTTATGGTTCAGGTGTGCGAGACGCACTGCAATGGATTAACCAGAATGGCGGCATTAATGGGACCGAATTAGAATTTGAAACGGTTGATATGGCATACAAAGTGCCAGTTGCGATTTCTAACTACAAACGTTGGGTTGCTCGTAAGAACATGGTGGCGTTACAAGGCTGGGGTACGGCGGATACCGAAGCGTTGATCTCTTTTGTCACCAAAGACAAAGTGCCAGTATTTTCGGCGTCTTATTCTGGCCACTTAACAGACCCAACAGGTAAAAACCCGAAAACAGCCAAGCCGGCTCCGTACAACTTCTTCTACGGTGCCTCTTACTCGGATGCTTGCCGTGCGTTGGTGAAATGGGCGAAAGAAGACTGGGAATCGAAGGGCAATACCACTGCGCCTAAATTTACACACATCGGTGACAACCACCCGTTCCCGAATGCACCCAAAGAAGCGTGTGCAGAGTACGCCAAAGAGCTTGGCTTTGAAGTGCAAAACCCTGTAGTTGTGTCACTCAAGCCAGGTGATTTCAAAGCACAATGTCTGTCGCTTAAAGAGTCTGGTACCAACTACGGCTACATCGCTAACCTAGGCGGATCGGTTATTTCTCTGGTGAAATCGTGTAACACGGTCGGCACTGACTTCCAGTACATGGCTAACATCTGGGGTGGGGACAAGCCTGTCATTGAAGCGGCGGGTGACGGTCTGAAAGACTACGTTTTTCCTGGCATGACCGCATTTTGGGGTGACGATACTGAAGGCATGAAATTGGTTGAGGAAATCTCTAAGGTTTCTGAGTCTGAGCCGGGCGAGTTCCGAACTCACCACTACATCCGCGGTGTCTGTTCTGCGTTCTACATGAAAGAAGCGATGGAATGGGCGAAAGACAACGGTGGTATTACTGGTGATAACATCAAGAAAGGCATGTACGTACATAAAAACTGGGTACCGAAAGGGCTAGAAGGTGTTTGTATTCCTGCTAACTGGCAACCAGAAGACCATCGCGGTACAACAACCGTAAACGTGTTTATGGGTAATAACCAAGGCGGCAAGGTCGATATTAAGAAAGTGTCCCAGGTTACATTGTCACGTCGTGATGATTGGCTAGGTTACTAA
- a CDS encoding ABC transporter substrate-binding protein: MSKGKFLGALLATSVAVAASAGVNAETIKIGTEGAYPPFNYYTADGQLAGFDIEIGKALCTEMKVECEFVAQDWDGIIPALLAGKYDMILASMFITDERKQQVAFSAPYQASAMTFVVDKQSDIKDVSPEAMKGMIIGAQGSTTQAEYLLAKYPDSEVRLYPTQDAVNLDLVSGRIDAQAGDIMPMTDWLSSEDGACCEKVGNLIMDRQYVGDGVGIAFRKEDQELRQRLDQALASIIKNGTYQKINDEFFSINLLTLK, translated from the coding sequence ATGTCAAAAGGGAAATTTTTAGGTGCTTTGCTTGCTACCTCCGTGGCCGTTGCTGCTTCTGCGGGCGTTAACGCAGAAACCATTAAAATTGGTACAGAGGGGGCATATCCTCCGTTTAACTACTACACCGCGGATGGTCAGTTAGCTGGGTTTGATATCGAAATCGGTAAAGCGCTCTGCACCGAGATGAAAGTCGAATGCGAGTTTGTTGCTCAGGATTGGGATGGAATTATTCCAGCGCTGTTGGCGGGTAAATACGACATGATTCTGGCTTCCATGTTCATTACCGATGAGCGCAAACAACAAGTGGCATTCAGTGCGCCGTATCAGGCGTCTGCGATGACGTTTGTTGTCGATAAACAGTCTGACATTAAAGATGTGTCTCCAGAGGCGATGAAAGGCATGATCATAGGTGCGCAAGGCTCAACGACACAGGCTGAGTATCTGTTAGCGAAATATCCAGATTCTGAAGTGCGCTTATACCCTACGCAGGATGCGGTGAATCTTGACCTAGTCAGTGGCCGTATTGACGCTCAGGCAGGCGATATCATGCCAATGACGGATTGGCTAAGCTCAGAAGACGGCGCGTGTTGTGAGAAAGTCGGTAACTTGATCATGGACCGTCAATATGTGGGTGATGGTGTAGGCATCGCATTCCGCAAAGAGGATCAGGAACTTCGCCAGCGTTTGGACCAGGCGCTAGCCAGCATCATCAAAAATGGTACCTATCAGAAAATCAACGATGAGTTCTTCTCGATTAACTTACTGACTCTGAAATAA
- a CDS encoding branched-chain amino acid ABC transporter permease, protein MAQLSMRPCGDFRTTYKSDTPIFETKTIRSLAIAGVIAMLAAPLVLDIYFLNLFIQIAYLGIAALGLNILVGFTGQISLGHGAFFGFGAFASAWLNNQYNIPVVFAIPLAGYLTMIVGMIFGLPAARIKGLYLAIATLAAQFILEDFFARAEWFSGGSYGASANPINLFGFEFSTDESFFYVALFALIFMYMWASNLIRSRDGRAFVSVRDHYLSAEIMGINLTKYRLLSFGVCAFYAGIGGALYGHYLGFVSAEGFTIMMSIQFLAMIIIGGLGSVKGTLMGTIFIVLLPEVLEFGVTGLAAFSDNTSFIDGLAYFKEMAIGLVIMLFLIFEPQGLSHRWQQIRAYWKHYPFSY, encoded by the coding sequence ATGGCTCAACTTAGCATGCGCCCATGTGGGGATTTTCGAACCACATACAAAAGTGATACGCCGATTTTTGAAACCAAAACCATCAGAAGCCTTGCCATTGCGGGTGTTATCGCCATGCTGGCGGCCCCGTTGGTGCTGGATATTTACTTCTTAAACCTATTTATTCAGATTGCCTACCTTGGTATCGCTGCGCTTGGTTTGAATATTCTGGTTGGTTTCACCGGGCAGATCTCATTAGGTCACGGTGCGTTCTTTGGCTTTGGCGCCTTTGCATCGGCTTGGCTGAATAACCAGTACAACATTCCAGTGGTGTTTGCCATTCCGTTGGCGGGTTACCTGACCATGATTGTTGGGATGATCTTTGGTCTTCCGGCCGCACGAATCAAAGGGTTATACCTTGCGATCGCGACGTTAGCAGCGCAGTTCATTCTAGAAGATTTCTTTGCTCGCGCTGAATGGTTTAGTGGTGGTTCATACGGTGCAAGCGCAAACCCTATCAATCTGTTTGGGTTCGAGTTTTCAACCGATGAAAGCTTCTTCTATGTTGCACTGTTTGCGCTGATCTTTATGTATATGTGGGCATCGAACCTCATCCGTTCGCGTGATGGACGTGCGTTTGTCTCAGTACGAGACCATTACTTGTCAGCAGAAATCATGGGTATCAACCTGACCAAGTATCGCCTGCTCTCCTTCGGTGTGTGTGCTTTCTATGCCGGCATCGGTGGAGCACTCTACGGGCACTATTTAGGGTTTGTTTCTGCCGAAGGCTTCACCATCATGATGTCTATTCAGTTTCTGGCGATGATTATCATCGGTGGTCTGGGGTCAGTGAAAGGCACATTAATGGGCACGATCTTTATCGTATTGCTGCCAGAAGTTTTAGAGTTTGGTGTAACAGGCCTGGCAGCGTTTAGCGATAACACTTCGTTTATTGATGGGCTGGCTTACTTCAAAGAAATGGCCATCGGTCTGGTCATCATGCTGTTCCTAATTTTCGAACCGCAAGGATTGTCACATCGCTGGCAGCAGATTCGAGCATATTGGAAACATTATCCGTTCTCATATTAA
- a CDS encoding c-type cytochrome, with product MKHNKLKERVFPLSVALIALSSGVAFADEALIAAGEQQAMVCKACHQFEPDGVTVVGPPLWGLAERTIASFEGFNYSEGIKQHQGKWDAEKLDAFIASPEEFAPGTNMLFPGVKDPGARAAIIAWLATKNPSPPDWLTASSGMEVKSAGDGILTPGENMELVAAICSACHSLHMVAQQGLNRTRWDKMLDWMIEEQGMEDLAGDDREAVLDYLSTYYGQ from the coding sequence GTGAAACACAACAAACTCAAGGAGCGGGTCTTCCCGCTCTCTGTTGCGCTAATTGCCCTTTCTAGCGGCGTTGCTTTTGCTGACGAAGCGTTGATTGCTGCTGGCGAACAACAAGCCATGGTATGTAAAGCCTGTCACCAATTCGAGCCCGACGGTGTTACGGTTGTTGGCCCTCCGCTATGGGGATTAGCAGAGCGTACTATCGCCAGTTTTGAGGGCTTCAATTACAGCGAAGGAATTAAGCAGCATCAAGGAAAATGGGATGCCGAAAAGCTAGATGCATTCATAGCTTCACCAGAAGAATTTGCTCCAGGAACCAATATGCTGTTTCCGGGTGTCAAAGATCCAGGTGCTCGCGCCGCGATCATCGCATGGCTTGCCACCAAGAATCCATCACCTCCTGATTGGCTCACCGCCTCGTCCGGCATGGAGGTAAAGTCAGCGGGCGATGGCATTTTAACGCCAGGTGAGAACATGGAACTGGTTGCTGCAATATGCTCGGCATGTCACTCTTTACATATGGTCGCCCAGCAAGGCTTAAACCGAACGCGATGGGATAAAATGCTCGACTGGATGATAGAAGAGCAAGGTATGGAAGATCTAGCTGGCGATGACAGAGAAGCCGTGCTTGATTATTTATCAACGTATTATGGTCAATAG
- a CDS encoding nitronate monooxygenase, translating to MNRSYKELLGTELCIIQSPMAGVQGSNLAIAVSEAGGLGSLPCGMLSIDQIVSEIKLIKAATNKPFNLNFFCHESFPFNQQRQAIWRNKLKPYFDELGLGMDFSAGGAKRVSFSHEIADAIESFSPEFISFHFGLPDNDLLDRVKRWGTKVVSSATTVEEALWLESRGVDGIIAQGIEAGGHRGMFLSKDISTQMGLVALLAQTVNRVNVPVIAAGGIADSRSVQSCLQLGATAVQVGTAYLLCQEAQTSALHRQALKQEQSQHTALTNIFSGKPARGIVNRAMRELGYMSSSVPEFPFASIEMTELRKKAESQGMDDFTPLWCGQNPQGCQEISAREMTLALAGQR from the coding sequence ATGAACAGAAGCTACAAGGAATTATTAGGTACCGAACTTTGCATTATTCAGTCACCGATGGCTGGTGTGCAAGGAAGTAATCTGGCAATTGCAGTGAGTGAGGCGGGAGGGCTAGGCTCTTTACCTTGCGGTATGTTAAGCATTGACCAAATCGTTAGTGAAATTAAGTTGATCAAAGCGGCGACCAATAAGCCATTCAATCTTAATTTTTTCTGTCATGAATCTTTTCCTTTCAATCAACAGCGCCAAGCCATTTGGCGAAATAAGCTGAAGCCGTACTTTGATGAACTCGGTTTAGGTATGGATTTTTCAGCAGGTGGTGCGAAAAGAGTGTCATTTAGCCATGAAATAGCCGATGCGATTGAATCGTTTTCACCAGAATTTATTAGCTTTCATTTTGGGCTACCCGATAATGACTTACTAGATCGAGTCAAACGTTGGGGAACAAAGGTAGTTTCGTCTGCGACAACAGTTGAGGAAGCTCTTTGGCTAGAATCACGCGGAGTGGATGGCATTATTGCACAAGGAATAGAAGCTGGTGGTCACCGAGGAATGTTCTTATCTAAAGATATCTCGACGCAGATGGGTTTGGTGGCGCTTCTTGCTCAAACTGTAAATCGAGTCAATGTTCCCGTGATAGCGGCGGGTGGTATTGCTGACAGCCGCTCAGTACAGTCTTGTCTGCAGCTAGGTGCTACAGCAGTACAAGTTGGAACGGCTTACTTATTATGTCAGGAAGCTCAAACGTCGGCACTTCATAGGCAAGCTCTGAAACAAGAGCAATCACAACATACCGCATTAACGAATATTTTTTCCGGTAAACCAGCGCGTGGCATCGTGAATCGCGCGATGAGAGAACTGGGTTATATGAGCTCATCCGTGCCGGAGTTCCCATTTGCTTCAATTGAAATGACAGAACTACGAAAAAAAGCTGAAAGCCAAGGCATGGATGACTTCACGCCATTATGGTGCGGCCAAAATCCCCAAGGTTGCCAAGAAATATCTGCAAGAGAGATGACACTTGCGTTAGCAGGGCAGCGTTAA
- a CDS encoding ABC transporter permease subunit (The N-terminal region of this protein, as described by TIGR01726, is a three transmembrane segment that identifies a subfamily of ABC transporter permease subunits, which specificities that include histidine, arginine, glutamine, glutamate, L-cystine (sic), the opines (in Agrobacterium) octopine and nopaline, etc.), whose protein sequence is MDYMMYLSLGDTGWGDELLKGLAVTLGLALCALPVGLFLGTGVAALSISTSKSHRWFANIYTTVLRGLPELLTLFIIYHGVGLLINKTLKWIDPSNSFFELNPFGAGVIALGLVFSGYAAEVLRGAWKAMDKGQREAGYALALSKLQIFWLIERPQLLRLALPGLGNLWINLLKDTALVSVIALDDLMRAANIAVGATKKPFLFYLTVCLAYWAVCVCCERLLAVMEQHAKRGIRVSR, encoded by the coding sequence ATGGATTATATGATGTATCTGAGTCTGGGCGACACTGGCTGGGGGGACGAACTGCTTAAAGGTTTAGCAGTAACCCTTGGATTAGCGCTGTGTGCCTTACCTGTTGGTTTATTTTTGGGAACTGGCGTGGCGGCACTGTCGATAAGTACAAGTAAAAGCCACCGTTGGTTTGCCAATATTTATACCACTGTGTTGCGAGGGCTTCCGGAGTTGTTAACCCTGTTTATCATCTACCATGGCGTCGGTCTACTGATTAACAAAACGCTGAAATGGATTGACCCGAGTAACAGTTTTTTTGAACTGAATCCGTTTGGTGCAGGTGTGATTGCACTTGGTCTGGTTTTTAGCGGATACGCCGCGGAGGTGCTACGTGGTGCCTGGAAAGCAATGGATAAAGGTCAGCGTGAGGCAGGATACGCACTCGCGTTGTCCAAACTTCAAATCTTCTGGCTGATAGAGCGCCCGCAACTGCTGCGTTTGGCTCTGCCGGGGTTAGGGAATCTGTGGATCAACTTATTAAAGGATACCGCTCTGGTGTCGGTCATCGCGCTTGATGACTTGATGCGCGCAGCGAACATCGCGGTTGGCGCAACGAAAAAGCCATTTTTGTTCTATCTCACGGTTTGTTTAGCCTATTGGGCGGTGTGCGTCTGCTGCGAAAGATTATTAGCAGTCATGGAGCAACACGCAAAGCGTGGCATTCGAGTAAGTCGTTAA